A region of Arabidopsis thaliana chromosome 5, partial sequence DNA encodes the following proteins:
- the AO1 gene encoding aldehyde oxidase 1 (aldehyde oxidase 1 (AAO1); CONTAINS InterPro DOMAIN/s: Aldehyde oxidase/xanthine dehydrogenase (InterPro:IPR016208), Ferredoxin (InterPro:IPR001041), Molybdopterin dehydrogenase, FAD-binding (InterPro:IPR002346), Beta-grasp fold, ferredoxin-type (InterPro:IPR012675), [2Fe-2S]-binding (InterPro:IPR002888), FAD-binding, type 2 (InterPro:IPR016166), CO dehydrogenase flavoprotein, C-terminal (InterPro:IPR005107), 2Fe-2S ferredoxin, iron-sulphur binding site (InterPro:IPR006058), CO dehydrogenase flavoprotein-like, FAD-binding, subdomain 2 (InterPro:IPR016169), Aldehyde oxidase/xanthine dehydrogenase, a/b hammerhead (InterPro:IPR000674), Aldehyde oxidase/xanthine dehydrogenase, molybdopterin binding (InterPro:IPR008274); BEST Arabidopsis thaliana protein match is: aldehyde oxidase 2 (TAIR:AT3G43600.1); Has 18277 Blast hits to 17619 proteins in 1295 species: Archae - 420; Bacteria - 10771; Metazoa - 1021; Fungi - 121; Plants - 280; Viruses - 0; Other Eukaryotes - 5664 (source: NCBI BLink).), producing MGEKAIDEDKVEAMKSSKTSLVFAINGQRFELELSSIDPSTTLVDFLRNKTPFKSVKLGCGEGGCGACVVLLSKYDPLLEKVDEFTISSCLTLLCSIDGCSITTSDGLGNSRVGFHAVHERIAGFHATQCGFCTPGMSVSMFSALLNADKSHPPPRSGFSNLTAVEAEKAVSGNLCRCTGYRPLVDACKSFAADVDIEDLGFNAFCKKGENRDEVLRRLPCYDHTSSHVCTFPEFLKKEIKNDMSLHSRKYRWSSPVSVSELQGLLEVENGLSVKLVAGNTSTGYYKEEKERKYERFIDIRKIPEFTMVRSDEKGVELGACVTISKAIEVLREEKNVSVLAKIATHMEKIANRFVRNTGTIGGNIMMAQRKQFPSDLATILVAAQATVKIMTSSSSQEQFTLEEFLQQPPLDAKSLLLSLEIPSWHSAKKNGSSEDSILLFETYRAAPRPLGNALAFLNAAFSAEVTEALDGIVVNDCQLVFGAYGTKHAHRAKKVEEFLTGKVISDEVLMEAISLLKDEIVPDKGTSNPGYRSSLAVTFLFEFFGSLTKKNAKTTNGWLNGGCKEIGFDQNVESLKPEAMLSSAQQIVENQEHSPVGKGITKAGACLQASGEAVYVDDIPAPENCLYGAFIYSTMPLARIKGIRFKQNRVPEGVLGIITYKDIPKGGQNIGTNGFFTSDLLFAEEVTHCAGQIIAFLVADSQKHADIAANLVVIDYDTKDLKPPILSLEEAVENFSLFEVPPPLRGYPVGDITKGMDEAEHKILGSKISFGSQYFFYMETQTALAVPDEDNCMVVYSSTQTPEFVHQTIAGCLGVPENNVRVITRRVGGGFGGKAVKSMPVAAACALAASKMQRPVRTYVNRKTDMITTGGRHPMKVTYSVGFKSNGKITALDVEVLLDAGLTEDISPLMPKGIQGALMKYDWGALSFNVKVCKTNTVSRTALRAPGDVQGSYIGEAIIEKVASYLSVDVDEIRKVNLHTYESLRLFHSAKAGEFSEYTLPLLWDRIDEFSGFNKRRKVVEEFNASNKWRKRGISRVPAVYAVNMRSTPGRVSVLGDGSIVVEVQGIEIGQGLWTKVKQMAAYSLGLIQCGTTSDELLKKIRVIQSDTLSMVQGSMTAGSTTSEASSEAVRICCDGLVERLLPVKTALVEQTGGPVTWDSLISQAYQQSINMSVSSKYMPDSTGEYLNYGIAASEVEVNVLTGETTILRTDIIYDCGKSLNPAVDLGQIEGAFVQGLGFFMLEEFLMNSDGLVVTDSTWTYKIPTVDTIPRQFNVEILNSGQHKNRVLSSKASGEPPLLLAASVHCAVRAAVKEARKQILSWNSNKQGTDMYFELPVPATMPIVKEFCGLDVVEKYLEWKIQQRKNV from the exons ATGGGTGAGAAAGCGATTGACGAAGACAAAGTAGAAGCGATGAAGAGCAGCAAGACCTCTCTTGTTTTCGCCATTAACGGACAAAGATTCGAGCTCGAGCTCTCTTCTATTGATCCTTCCACCACACTCGTCGATTTCTTGCGCAACAAGACTCCTTTCAAGAGCGTCAAGCTTGGTTGTGGCGAAG GTGGTTGTGGCGCTTgtgttgttcttctttcaAAGTATGATCCATTGCTCGAAAAAGTCGATGAATTCACAATTAGCTCGTGTCTCACGCTTCTCTGTAGCATTGATGGCTGTTCCATCACTACCTCAGACGGGCTCGGCAACAGCAGAGTCGGTTTCCATGCCGTCCACGAGCGTATCGCCGGTTTTCATGCCACACAATGCGGTTTCTGTACTCCTGGAATGAGCGTTTCGATGTTTTCTGCTCTCTTGAACGCTGATAAGTCTCATCCACCTCCTCGCAGCGGTTTCTCAAATCTCACGGCTGTAGAAGCTGAGAAGGCTGTGTCAGGGAATCTTTGCCGGTGTACTGGATATAGACCGCTTGTGGATGCTTGTAAGAGTTTTGCAGCGGATGTGGATATCGAAGATCTCGGATTCAATGCCTTTTGCAAGAAGGGAGAAAACAGAGATGAGGTTTTAAGAAGGTTGCCATGTTATGATCATACATCATCTCATGTCTGTACATTTCCGGAGTTCTTGAAGAAGGAAATCAAGAACGATATGAGTCTTCATTCAAGAAAGTATCGATGGTCAAGCCCGGTTAGTGTCTCAGAGCTTCAAGGGTTATTAGAAGTCGAGAATGGTTTGTCGGTTAAGTTAGTTGCGGGTAACACGAGCACCGGGtattacaaagaagaaaaagagaggaagtACGAAAGATTTATCGATATCAGGAAGATTCCGGAGTTTACTATGGTGAGAAGTGATGAGAAAGGAGTTGAATTAGGAGCTTGTGTCACTATATCGAAAGCTATTGAGGTTctaagagaggaaaaaaatgtttctgtGTTGGCGAAAATCGCTACTCATATGGAGAAAATTGCAAACAGATTCGTGAGGAACACGGGAACGATAGGTGGAAACATTATGATGGCTCAGAGAAAACAGTTTCCTTCGGATCTTGCAACCATACTTGTTGCTGCTCAAGCAACGGTGAAGATCATGACTAGCAGCTCGAGTCAAGAACAGTTCACATTGGAGGAGTTTCTACAACAACCTCCTCTTGAtgcaaaatctcttcttttgagCCTCGAGATTCCATCTTGGCACTCCGCGAAGAAGAACGGTTCTTCAGAAGATAGTATTTTGCTATTTGAAACTTACAGAGCAGCGCCTCGTCCTCTAGGAAACGCATTGGCATTTCTGAATGCGGCTTTCTCAGCTGAAGTTACTGAAGCACTTGATGGCATTGTTGTAAATGATTGCCAATTAGTTTTTGGAGCTTATGGGACCAAACATGCACACAGGGCAAAGAAAGTAGAAGAGTTTCTTACAGGAAAAGTGATATCTGATGAAGTTTTGATGGAAGCTATTAGCTTACTTAAAGATGAGATAGTACCTGATAAGGGTACTTCGAATCCCGGGTATAGATCAAGCTTGGCTGTTACTTTTCTCTTCGAGTTCTTCGGatctttaactaaaaaaaacgcTAAAACGACAAACGGTTGGCTCAATGGAGGATGCAAAGAGATTGGTTTTGATCAGAATGTTGAATCTTTGAAACCTGAAGCTATGCTGTCATCTGCACAACAAATAGTTGAAAATCAAGAGCATAGTCCGGTCGGGAAAGGCATTACAAAGGCTGGAGCTTGTCTCCAAGCATCTG GTGAGGCTGTTTATGTAGACGACATTCCTGCTCCGGAAAATTGTCTATACGGCGCATTTATTTACAGTACAATGCCGCTAGCGCGAATTAAGGGTATAAGGTTCAAGCAAAACAGAGTTCCAGAAGGAGTTCTTGGCATTATTACTTACAAAGATATTCCCAAAGGCGGGCAAAATATCGGTACCAACGGTTTCTTTACCTCGGATCTTTTGTTCGCAGAAGAAGTCACTCATTGTGCGGGTCAGATAATCGCCTTTTTG GTTGCAGATAGTCAAAAGCATGCAGATATTGCAGCAAATCTTGTTGTGATAGATTACGACACCAAAGATTTAAAACCACCTATACTGTCCTTAGAAGAAGCTGTCGAAAACTTTAGCCTTTTCGAGGTCCCTCCACCTCTGCGTGGTTACCCGGTTGGTGATATCACCAAGGGAATGGATGAAGCTGAACATAAGATTCTTGGATCAAAG ATAAGTTTCGGGTCACAGTACTTCTTCTATATGGAGACACAAACAGCTCTTGCAGTGCCGGATGAAGACAACTGTATGGTGGTTTATAGCTCGACTCAAACCCCTGAGTTTGTACATCAAACCATCGCTGGATGTCTTGGAGTTCCTGAGAACAATGTGCGTGTCATCACTAGAAGAGTTGGAGGCGGATTCGGTGGGAAAGCCGTGAAATCAATGCCT GTTGCTGCAGCTTGTGCACTTGCAGCATCCAAAATGCAGCGTCCTGTGAGGACATATGTGAACCGAAAAACGGATATGATAACTACCGGAGGAAGACATCCGATGAAAGTCACATATAGTGTTGGATTCAAATCCAATGGAAAGATTACTGCTTTAGATGTAGAGGTGTTACTTGATGCAGGGTTAACCGAAGATATAAGCCCGCTTATGCCGAAGGGAATACAAGGAGCACTAATGAAGTATGATTGGGGTGCTCTGTCTTTCAATGTGAAAGTATGCAAAACAAACACTGTGAGCAGAACCGCGCTGAGAGCTCCTGGGGATGTACAAGGATCATATATAGGAGAAGCCATCATTGAAAAAGTAGCTTCATATCTTTcagttgatgttgatgagatCAGGAAGGTTAATCTTCATACATATGAGAGCTTAAGGTTGTTTCACAGTGCCAAAGCTGGTGAATTTTCTGAGTATACGTTACCATTGCTTTGGGACAGAATCGATGAGTTCTCGGGATTTAACAAGCGGAGGAAGGTGGTTGAGGAGTTTAATGCATCAAACAAgtggagaaagagagggaTTTCACGTGTGCCTGCGGTTTATGCAGTGAACATGCGATCAACACCGGGAAGAGTAAGCGTTTTGGGAGATGGGTCAATAGTTGTGGAGGTTCAAGGGATTGAGATAGGACAAGGGCTTTGGACAAAGGTGAAACAGATGGCTGCATATTCCCTTGGTTTGATCCAGTGCGGTACTACAAGTGATGAACTGCTTAAAAAAATCAGGGTCATTCAATCCGACACACTAAGTATGGTGCAAGGCTCAATGACTGCTGGTAGTACAACCTCTGAAGCGAGTAGTGAAGCGGTAAGGATTTGCTGTGATGGCTTAGTTGAAAGGCTTTTACCAGTCAAGACCGCTTTGGTGGAGCAAACAGGAGGACCTGTGACTTGGGATAGTCTCATCAGTCAG GCTTATCAGCAATCGATAAACATGTCCGTTAGTAGCAAATACATGCCTGACTCCACTGGCGAATACCTGAACTATGGAATTGCAGCGAGCGAG GTTGAAGTAAACGTTTTGACGGGAGAAACAACGATCCTGCGTACAGATATTATCTATGATTGTGGGAAGAGTCTCAATCCCGCTGTTGATTTAGGACAG ATTGAAGGAGCCTTTGTTCAAGGACTTGGTTTCTTCATGCTTGAAGAGTTCCTAATGAACTCAGACGGTCTCGTGGTAACAGACAGCACATGGACTTACAAGATCCCAACGGTTGACACAATCCCAAGACAGTTTAATGTGGAGATTCTCAACAGTGGACAACACAAGAATCGTGTTCTTTCATCCAAAG CTTCGGGTGAACCGCCATTGCTTTTAGCGGCTTCTGTTCACTGCGCGGTACGAGCAGCTGTTAAAGAAGCTAGGAAACAGATCCTGTCATGGAATAGTAATAAACAAGGGACTGATATGTACTTCGAATTGCCTGTTCCAGCAACAATGCCTATTGTGAAGGAGTTTTGTGGACTTGATGTTGTCGAGAAATACTTGGAATGGAAAATCCAGCAAAGGAAAAATGTTTGA
- a CDS encoding HSP20-like chaperones superfamily protein (HSP20-like chaperones superfamily protein; CONTAINS InterPro DOMAIN/s: Heat shock protein Hsp20 (InterPro:IPR002068), HSP20-like chaperone (InterPro:IPR008978); BEST Arabidopsis thaliana protein match is: HSP20-like chaperones superfamily protein (TAIR:AT2G27140.1); Has 958 Blast hits to 958 proteins in 129 species: Archae - 8; Bacteria - 64; Metazoa - 1; Fungi - 0; Plants - 877; Viruses - 0; Other Eukaryotes - 8 (source: NCBI BLink).) → MANFGIERVYQEFEPATRWTSEPDAEVLVADLPGFKKEQLKVSVTATRKLRLTGERPTGGNKWIRFHQEIPVPLTVDIDSVSAMFKDNKLYIRHPKLKTEIPQTKPPTPVIMKPHDQHERKQGQGPKAMVEKPSGGKTDQLKHDAQQLKHDAQQLKHDAQQKAREVVQSGKNKLTGEPKGPLSSKDDEKDKVGAKWFEKYKEATGNVVKEAKNKRQLLCNLAASVSLVLLILLYARNAVRSSLVWKSEE, encoded by the exons atgGCTAACTTTGGAATCGAACGTGTTTACCAAGAATTTGAGCCTGCAACTAGATGGACCTCTGAACCAGACGCCGAGGTTCTTGTCGCTGATCTTCcag GATTCAAGAAAGAACAACTTAAAGTGTCGGTAACTGCAACAAGGAAGCTAAGACTAACAGGAGAACGCCCAACTGGTGGAAACAAATGGATTCGCTTCCACCAGGAAATTCCAGTTCCATTGACCGTTGACATCGACTCAGTTTCAGCCATGTTCAAGGATAACAAACTCTACATCCGGCATCCCAAACTCAAAACAGAAATCCCTCAAACCAAGCCACCAACACCGGTGATCATGAAACCCCATGATCAGCATGAGAGAAAACAAGGCCAGGGTCCAAAGGCAATGGTTGAGAAGCCAAGCGGTGGTAAAACCGATCAGCTGAAACATGATGCACAGCAGCTAAAACATGATGCACAGCAGCTGAAACATGATGCACAGCAAAAAGCAAGGGAGGTAGTACAGAGTGGAAAGAATAAATTAACTGGTGAGCCTAAAGGACCTTTGAGTTCCAAGGATGACGAGAAAGACAAAGTTGGAGCGAAATGGTTTGAGAAGTACAAAGAGGCAACTGGAAATGTGGTAAAggaagcaaagaacaaaagacaGTTACTTTGCAATTTGGCTGCTTCGGTTTCATTGGTTCTGCTAATCTTACTGTATGCTAGAAATGCAGTACGTTCATCCCTTGTGTGGAAATCCGAGGAATGA